ATGCCGGGTCGTTCGGGATCTTCCCGTCATTCCCAGCGGCGAGGCACCAAATGCCGACCAAGTGGGCCTTGGCGTGGTCGGGCAGGCTGGCAAAGGTGTAGTCGTCGAGGATCGCTCGGTGCAGCTTGATCCAGATCGGGTTCCGGTCCTTGTAGTGCTGGAACTCGGACCAGTTCTTGACCACCAGCATCCGGCTCACGGGCACCCCCAGGCATCGCCCGGCAGGCGCACGGGCTGGGGGGTGTTTTGTGGCACTTTTATGGCACCCTGACCCGGACTTTCGGGTGCGCTTCGGGTGTTTGGCGTGGTCACCGGACCCGACCTAACTACTTTGCTGGCTTGATGTTCCGGGGTTTTGTGGGTTTGCTTGCTGCATGCGGTCGTCGGTTCAAATCCGACCAGTGGCTCTTTTTGCATCTCACCATCCTGCAACACGTTAGCTGGCCTGACCTCATGTAGTACTGCGATTTTTATGGCACCCATATGGCGGGGGGTGGCCACCGATTACCGCTCACCACTGGCCGCATCGGCGGCCTGCAGCATCCGATCTGCCCGCTCCTTCAGGTACTCCTTCGCCCGCCGCGGATCGGTGTCCCCGATCCACTGCACGCCCAGCCAGGGATCGCCCGTGCCCTCCGCCACGTTGCCCGCCGCCATGCGCCGGAAGCCGTGGGCGGCCCGGTACGGCTGGTGCGTCACGCCCGTGGCCCGCTCCGCGGCCCGGAGGTGGTACCAGAACGCCTGGTAGGTGTAGGGCTCCCCATCGGGGCCGGGGACCACATAGGGGCTGTCGGGAGCCTTGGCGCGGCTGGTGAGCAGGGCGCTGTAGGCATCCCAGGTCAGCGGCTGGGTGCGGGCACGGCCCTGCTTGTTGGTCTCCTTGGGCCAGCGGATCACGCCCGCCTCGAGGTCGAGGTCGGCCCACCGCAGCTGCAGGATGGCCTGCACCCGCTCGCCCTGTGCCCCGGCCAGCATCATCACGGCCCACGCCCGCCACTTCCGGGACTGCTGGCCACCGCCCAAGGCCATGAGCAGCCGCTCCCATTCGTCGCGCCGGTACTCGGTGGGGGCGTGGGTGCGTTCATCCTTGCCCGCCTTGAACGTGTAGCGGGCCACCCGGTTCCGCTGCAGCAGTTCCATCCGGTCGCCCCAGTGGTAGACCAGCTTGACCACCCGCACCGCGGCCCGGACCTGGTTGATGGCGTGGTGCTTGGCGTCCTCCACCCGGAAGCGGGCCACCGTTTCGGTGGCGACATCCTCCGCGATGGTGTCCGCGCCGACGAACAGTTCCCACCGCCGCCAGCGATCCTTGTAGAGCCGGATGGTGTTGGGCCGCAGGGTCGCCGCCTCCGCCTCGAGGTAGCGGCGGAACAGTTGCTGCACCGTGAGGGCGTCCGTG
The DNA window shown above is from Candidatus Sericytochromatia bacterium and carries:
- a CDS encoding site-specific integrase, with amino-acid sequence MTRFDLTPKPLLKRIPVVRVYTEGERVLVKWTQHGRRQYRTWADTTANRAEALAFARGLSDAQQAPARPTDALTVQQLFRRYLEAEAATLRPNTIRLYKDRWRRWELFVGADTIAEDVATETVARFRVEDAKHHAINQVRAAVRVVKLVYHWGDRMELLQRNRVARYTFKAGKDERTHAPTEYRRDEWERLLMALGGGQQSRKWRAWAVMMLAGAQGERVQAILQLRWADLDLEAGVIRWPKETNKQGRARTQPLTWDAYSALLTSRAKAPDSPYVVPGPDGEPYTYQAFWYHLRAAERATGVTHQPYRAAHGFRRMAAGNVAEGTGDPWLGVQWIGDTDPRRAKEYLKERADRMLQAADAASGER